The nucleotide sequence AGGCACGGGTATGTGCAGCATGAGTTACAGAACAGACGCTCGGCTATCTCTCCACCAGTACGAAGAGAGCGAAGGTTGCATTTGCCCGACTCATTTACTTCCTCCGAAAATCTCACTGGGTCGTCAGTTTCCACGAAGCCTAACTCCTCCAAGGCTTGCAGACTCCGGAACCCACTTGCATGTAATTGTGTGTAATCGCTGACAAATAGGCGCACCAATTTCCGCAACTGCGTCACCGTTGATGGCAGTCTTGGAAGTGAATTACAGTATAGCAAATCGAGAGTCTCCAAGTGCTGCAGCTTTCCAATTTCACAAGGAAGCTCAGTAATCATAGAATGGCCAATTCGCAAATACCTTAGCTGACGTGAACTTCCTATGTCTTTTACATGCTTGTTTTCCAACCAAATACAATCTCCAAGATCCAACACCCGCAAAGCATGGAAGTCCACAAGATGGGGTACTATCGGCTTATGCAGCTCAAACACAGTCAATGAGCGAATATGCATCTTGGTCTCTCTAATTGCCCCAACTGCACCTTTATGCTCTTTGCCACTAGATTGCATGGACAGACGACGTATCTTATTTGGGAAAGAATTGCATATACGCCCATTTAAGACAGTGGCAAAATTCTCTTCATCCGATAAAGATATAATAAGGTCAAGCACCATATCATGGACCCTACAATATTTCACCGAACTGTCATAATTACCATACACTGGCTGGATCATATTTCTATTAACGAGCTCATTAAAACAGTTCTCTGCTACTTGATCCAAACTTCCCCATTGTGCAGCAATGAATCCTTCTGCTATCCATTTCCATTTGAGCACTTTAATATTTATCATGGAGTCCTCTGGATATATACACAAGTACAGTAAACAAGCCTTCAGGTGGTGGGGAAGATCCAGGTAACTATGTAACAATATATCTTTCATCCCTTTTAAGTTCCCATCATTATCAAACGAAGAACCAGTACCGATGGAATCTTGCAGTCTCTCCCATTCATCCTTGTTATGTGTCTTACTGGCAAGCAAACTTGCAAATGTAATTATAGCCAGTGGCAGTCCTCCACATTTTTTTAAAATCCTAGTAGAAACTTCTTCCAGTTCAGAAGGACATGAATCATTTGAGTACAAAATTCTCTGAAAGAACAATCTTCGAGAATCAACATCATCTAGAGGTGCCATTTGGTAGGGTTGCTCATCGGATATGGAACAACATAAATTAGCTACGCCGGCAATGCGTGTAGTAGCAATTATTCTACTACCATTGTTATTGTCAGGAAATGCTGCCTTGACCAACTTCCAATCTTGTTCTTTCCATACATCATCAATAACAATGAAGTACCTGCAGTCAAGATTGTGTATTGTTAAGCATTGTCATTATTGTGATGAATTTCACTAGCACTTAACTTGATATATGCAAAGAGATACATAAATGTTTCATATTTACATTTCTGTAACCTTTTCTTGCATCAATCAAACTGTTAGAAGTACTAACTCATTGCACCCCGATGGTAAGTGAAAACAGAAGTATATGAAGCACATCAAGGGACTATATGACATATTATTAATAGAAGAAACAAATAAGTCTACTTGACCCACTAAACTAGTGTCAAGTTTGAGTTTCAATCTCGAATCCTAATACTAGCACCAAAAACACAAACATCAACCATTGACAACCATAATGATTCATGTGATGTCCTGGCTACATGCCATCTAATTATTTTGTCCTTTGTTCTCTGTCCTGTGTGCACATGGAGCCCTGCCGCCTTGCACACACTGACACACAGCCATCCAGACGAGATGAAACTGCCACGATTTGGATCTGATGTTAAGGCTCAGGTTTGAATTCTAATCGATTTATTGCATCACCTTCGGAACATCTTTAGAATCAATAAAGCTTTGTCCAAAGAAAGGAGTGACGTTCATAAAACGGTTGTGGTTTGGGTCGGGGTAAAATGAAGTACTATTTCAGCAGCCTGGACAACGTCTTTGTTGGGTATAGTCTGAAATTAGAACACTTCAACCCAGGCAATTTTAGAAGTTACGGAAGAAATAGGCGCCAACGCATAAAAAGAAGAGGAAAGTGGCGTTGTGTGTTAACTATCACCAATCGAGCTATTAGTAAGAACATTTTTTTTATTGAGAAGGAGTATGGCCCAAAGAGAAAAGTAAATCAGACTGATCCAGCATTGGTGGGTTGAACTGAAGTGAACTTTTTTTATGTGTGCCTGTTTACGAAGCTAAGATGAATGAGTGTTTGTCATCAACAGTTACTGGGTCGGCTAGTTTGAGGTAATGCGAAAACAATCTAGATGTTCGAGGAACTAAACATACTCAATACAGCTATAAAGATGACCATTTGATCTAGCCTGGTAACtttaaataataataattgttCATGTCATCCAAATATATGAATCAATTAATGCTAGGTGCTTGTATAAAGAGGGGAAATAAAACAAATCATCTATATACTTCGCACCTCTTTCCTGTCAAGATATGTTTGATTTCACGGATTAACTGTTCCTTTTCCCAACTCTGACATTCTTTGTACGCATCTTTATCGGTCTGAGACAAGATATCTTTCAGGAGCTTCACCAGATCAAGTGTGCGCGACACTGACACGCAAGCTTGGCACTGGAAGTCCCCTCCTGATCCAATCTTGCGATAGACCTCCATGGCCAGGGTTGTCTTCCCCAACCCTCCTGATCCGACAATCGGCACCACTTTCAACTCTGTACTCTCATCCATCAGCAAGGCAATGACGTGCTTCATTGGGCCGTCCATTGCCACCAAGCCCTTGACCTCCTCGTGGATCGCAATTATCCGTGGGTCTATCTCCACCGTCTTCGTTGCACTGTAGTAACTCTCATCAAGCTTGTAcctagtatcaatttttttttgaaaaaaacactTTATTAATCTCACGTTGCATCCAGACATACAACTGCATGCAAGAGTACGTAGTAAGCTTGTACCTGTCACGGCGCTCGCTTTCCTCCATGACGCGAGCTCTGAGCTCTTTGATCTGGGTCGCGATGTCATGGCGCGCCCACAGAGTCTTGAGCCGGCGCACCGTCCTCTtcatgaactttggtttggcatcTCCGCTTCCAAGGCGGTCCATGAAGCGGTCGATGCAGTCTTCTATGTCGTAGCTGAGGTCGCGCACTCTATCTCTCCAGCCCTTTGCAAGGCCATCGAGTTTCTCCTCCATGTCTGCCAGCCTCTCCAGCAAGACTCGCATGCTGCTGAGCTCGCGCTCAAGGaactggatctccttgcggacCCGGTTGAGAAGATTGTACTCGTCGCTGAGCAAGGCGGTAAGCTTGCCGAGGAGGGAGCCCATCGCCCCCGTCCCGGCGCTCACCTCCGCCATCTCCTCCGGCTGCCTCCGCCAAGATCTGAGGGCGTTCTCTCTAGCTCACGCCTCGTTCTTTGATGAACAAGGTGGGCTAATTAACTGATTAGGAAGAGACGAAGAAGCCTGTGAGCAGGGAGGTGGTATGGTTGGTGTCTggtggtggaggaagaggaggagcaatGGCGTTGGCCACCAATAATGGAGCACACTTGTGCAGCGCGTGACTGATGGGACACTGTCTTTGCTAATTAAGCTAGCTGCTGCCTTTGTCAAAAGCTAGCTGCTGCACGATGCACTGTTGCTGTGTGGACGGTCGGACGAAGGTGGTGAATTCTGCCGAGCAGGTCCCACGCGGCATCTCGAGAATACCGATGGTGGTGGTGAGTGCCCACACACAGACCATTTGGTCTCCAAGTAGCCGCGTGATGAGTGGGTCATTGATTTCGCGCACCGACGGTTTCACACGATATTAAAGCATCTCGGAGCATCAATTTTATTATTTCCCCACACATCTACAAATGCGATTCTATCGTGACAATTTGCATGCGTGTAAAAATTATCAACGTGAGCCCGAGCTCGGGCTCACAATAGCACTTTACAAAGAAGAAATGGAGTATGTGGATTTGAATCCTAGTTGGTTTAGATCGTCTGATTCATGGGAGAAAACATGACTAGGAGCTGGAAATACAATTCGGCTCTCGGGAGCATCTTTAGGTGTTTTTGTTAAGGTGAAGCATCGTGGCCTGTGTAAAAAATCAAATTGAACATCAATTGTTACCCAGAATGTTACACCCAAATTTGTTTTTTTCATCGGTGAAACACTGCCGCTTCGTTTcgaatgaaaattgtcaagcatacttgcgacactaacacgaacatctacaaaaaaaattcatatttttttcataaaattTACTATTTTTTCATTTTACTATTCATCCAGGTGCAAATGCACCCAGGAGCCAAAAAGCCTCCCCAATTTCTTTTTTGCGAAAAATAAATGATTTTTTTACATGTGTGCCCTTACCTCAAATCCATTACTTAGATTTACCTCTAAATTCAAAGTGTGCTCAAATTTGTTGACATGGCACATGAAGATAGCCTGATGGGGTTTACACTCATCCAGGGGATGATTCTGTCTATGGGTTATCAAAAGATGAAAGTTACGAAAAAGGAGCTTATCaagtgatgtactccctccgtttctaaatatttgtgtttccagatatttcaacaagtgactacatacggagcaaaatatctacactctaaaatatgtctatatgcataatgtggtagtccatttaaaatctctaaaaggacaaatatttaagaagggagggagtagtaaatttatTTTATCTTGCTTTTATGTGGTTGTCGTATTTTATTTGGCTTCTTCAGGAAAGAGATACTTCTCCTTTTTCCCTTTCTGTTCACACATACCAAAATGGGAGACTTTCATTGACTTTTTTTTTAATTTAAGAGATCCTGTTTTTACTGATCGTCCCCTTCTTTTACCAATATGCGTTTTCATTTAATGCattttttccttcaaaaaataAATTAAAGGGAGATTTCTCAAAATTTTGCAAGGAGTCATATGCGTTTTCATTTGATGCattttttccttcaaaaaataAATGTTGCAGTGGATTTGGATGTATTTGTTTTACATCAttaatcattatttatttattttcttatatgcaGATTAAATGGTTAAATGTACCCAGCGTTGGTACGGATGTTTTCTCTGGTTATACAATCATGCATTTGCCTGGGTTTTCTAGTCTTTGGCCTTTGCATTTCTTTAATCATCACTCGTCGTTGTTCATTACATTACATTCCTTCATTACTTATTTGTTTATTCTGTTTCTTAGCCACTTAGTTCCTCTTCAGCTTTGTCGTTGTTTTTTTGTGTCTTCATTTTCTAGTCTTCGGTCTTCTTGTTCATCTAGTCATCACTGTTCGTTGTCCCCCTTCAGTTTTGCACTGAATGTCTCAGTCCTCGGTCTTGGTCCAGTCTTCTCTTTCTTGTCAGTTTCTTTagtatttgtttctttttttttactttcttAATTTCTTACTAGCTCCTTGGTCTTTTGTTTAGAGAAAAGACGCAGCCGAGCCCGAGTAGGGCGCTAGCCTAGTCCGACTTTGAagtaacaaagccatcaaccggtcgGGGTACAACTGCATAGTACGACAACAAACTAGAACAAAGAAAGCAGCAAGATATAGAGGCGCTGGAAAGCAACTCACAAGCCTCACGCACTTCACACAAGAAGGATATACAATGGAGCACTTAGCTGAAAGACTTGAGGTCCTCCACCGCGACTAAACATGGTTGGGAGCAATGCCGGCTTTGGAGAGGGAATGAAGCTGCACCTACATGGCCTGCCTTCACCAAAACCTAAGGGCCTCGGCACGACACGACCATCAAACCCCGTCTTCGAAGGAGGCCACAACCTCCTTGCCTGAATCGCAAGGCGCCGAACCGTCGAACAACAGGAGTTCCCATGAACATGTATGAAAGCCGCCAGGTAGTCCCAAGGAGCAGATCAAAGCACCCAAATGTGCCGACGAGGCTCAGCCAAAGCAGAGCAAGCCGCACAACCAACGGGCAAAACACGGCAGAGGTAAAGCTAAAGCTTGGACGAAGAAGAACACGCCAACGGCTGCTGTCAACACACCCTAACAGTGGCCACCACCCATACCTCAAGGCGGAGCCTTCAAGAAGGTCACGGCACcgagaacgccgccgccgccgcccaccggagtTAGGTTTTCACCTGAGGAGCAGGTGGGCGGGTAGTGGAAGGGCAGACTTTGACCGACTCTCAATGAAGAAATCTGGCGCCCGCAGGCGTCGTCGACGTCTCGGCCGGCCGGAGCCGACCAGGGATTTCCCCAGTATGGATCCCAACCAGCAGAGACGCCCACAGGCTGGGGGCTGGCCAGCCACGCCAGTGCAGCCCGAATTCGTTGAGGGCGACGCACACTGAGCAGGGGACGGAGAGCAGCAGCCAGGTCGAGCGCCGCCAGCCGTCAAGGCAGCCATGGCCAGATCTGGCGCCGCCAGCCGCAAGGGCAACCACACGAGGTCCCATGCCACCAGAGTTTCGTCGGCCACCCAACCAGAACGCTGGCACCACGCCAACCCCGAAGCACACCGCAGGAGCAGAGGGGCCTCGCCAGGGgaccaccactagtagaaaatggggctttcgttcggccagaaaagagcattaatcccggttgcattatgaaccgggactaatgtgaacattagtcccggttcaagcggcGAGGGCATCGTACAGACATTACTCTCGGTTtaaatgagacctttagtcccggttggtgccacgaaccggtactaaaggtctcattttcaaactctaccccccccccacccccggatCGCCTTTGCAGTTTTGTAAAAAGCAgaataaaatgataaaaacttcaaaaattaaaatccttccagatgtagttatgttactacatgtactagttaggaaaatttaaaaacttaaatttggacatgttttgcaaaaagtgcagGGAAAatataaaacggctataacttttgcatacgatgtcagaaaaaatgtataatatatcaaaatgttcagcacgaaaatccgcatccgattttgacagcctacgACCTGTTTGCCAATTTTTataatcctcaaattctaaaaggaaaaaagttatgctcaaatttcagtttttttattttttgttaaatctggtcaaactatggtcaaaatacttattcaagaagtattagtgttactaaataattattcaagaatattagtgttactaattaattatttcagtttttttgaattttgatcaaATCTGATCAAACTGTGggcaaacaatggtcaaactatttattcaagaaatattagtgttactaaataattattttagtttttttggattttggtcaaatctggttaaactgtggtcaaactacttattcaagaaatattagtgttactaaataattattgttttttagaaattcctgagggttaataggattgacatcttactattgtgaggaaaataacaagtgcagacttggaaataagggagaatagaacctggaagttaagcgtgctcaggctggagtagtgagaggatgggtgaccgtccgggaagttagatgatttggaatgatgagaggTGATTatagattagaggttaaattgagcagtgatgaggggtgattacagATTAAatgttaaaaaaattcaaaaatttgaaatttaaaaaaaaataaaaaaaatcataaaattttctttagtaccggttggtgttaccaaccgggactaaaggtggacctccaggcagcggccacgtggagggcctttagtcctggttcgtgtaagaaccgaaactaaagggggaggctttagtaaggaccctttagtcccggttccagaaccggaaccgggactaaaggcccttatgaaccgggactaaagtcccTTTTTTTACTAGTGCACCGTCCCAGATCCAGAGCCCTCTGATGCTGCCGGAGCGGCGAAGGCCGCCGCCGCAGTCCTCAGCTTCTATTTCTCTTTCGAGAGACTATGTTCTAAGTTTCTGTATTTACTATCTAAGCTAGAGAGTAATATTTTTCAGTCATGTTGTGATCAGTGATTTGTTTTGTGCTACACCAACTCTGTTTCTTCAGTATTAGTTTTCAGTCATGGATAGACATTCAGTGGTTTCAGTGTACTTCTGTTTTCGCATTCTTATGTCCGCTATCTATGAGGTTTTCCCTTAGAATAACCCAAGACAGTCGCATTTACAAGTGACACAACCCCATGATGACAGAGAACACATAAATTGGTTTCTGTAGAACACATAAATTGGTTTCTGTAATTGCGGCTACTTCCCCTTTATTATGCTCTTTGCCACATGACTGGAACCAAAAGGCGTAGGACGATGTCTACATGATGTGCTATGTTGAGTGAGCAGCGAGTCTAACCAATGGCTGAATCCACATGCCAACAACCTTCTACTCGAGTCGAGAGAGAAATTGCTTCCCAGCCAAAAGCTCATGTGTCTCGTTCCGATGCTTTCACTAGAGACTCATGCAGTTCCATAAAATTCAGCTGAGATCACATCATCATGTGCAGTTTCAGACTTGCTGTTGTTCAGCCACAACTGAATAACCAACCAGCCAACCTTTATGAAACAAGCAACAGCAGGGCCTGATGCATACATGACCAAACTCAGTCAGAACTCTATCAATAATTCATGACACAGAACTAGATAATAAATATAGCCTAGATAATTGTTGAGATATGTATTTAGCGCATGCattcttgtactccaagtctcctccttgtgtatagttgaggatatgacttgccctatgtactatatatacttgtgcatatgcacccatcaatacattgagagttgcatcctattcctctacatggtatcagcctaaaccCTTGACCCCAGCCCTAGCCGCACCGCCGTCGCCTCTCCtggccgccgccgctccggctgacCCGCGCCGCCTGCCTTCCCCCACCACACCCCTTCCCCCGCCGTGCCTCCTCCCTCCCAACCCTCCCCGCCGCGCCCCGCTGCTCACCCCGAGCCGCCTCCTTCCCAAAACCCTAAAACCCTACCGATCCCATCCCGCGCCGCCATCTCCCCTTGCTGCCATGTCGGCCCTcgggacctcctcttcctccggcgCTCCCCCTAGCAACCCGTTCGACTCTTCCGACGGGTCCGAACCCGATGAGCCCCAAGCTGCCGACATCCGCAACATCCACCTCTCCGATCACGTCCCCATCATCCTCTCCCACACCTCACAAATTACTATGCCTGGAAAACCTACTTCAACCTCCTCTTCCGTGAGTATAACCTTCGTGATCATGTCGACGGTCTCGCCAACTTCTTCGCCGGCAACCACGACGCCAACTGGCTCGCCATCGACGCCACCCTCCTCCGGCGGTTCTTCCTCACCGTCTCTTCGGACATCTTCCACACCGTCATTCGTGATGGGGACGATGCCTACACGGTGTGGACCAAGATcaatggcctcttcaccgacaacaagcttcaaCGGATTGTTTTCTTGCAGCAGGAATTTTTGGGGTGTCATCAAAACGACTCCACCATCGACGCCTACTGTCTCCGGCTCAaggccctctccgacgagctcaacgACGTCGGGTTCAAGGTGGGCGACGAGCTTCTCCTCTCGatgctcaccgccggcctcaacgaggacttcggcaacgccgcatccaacctcaccctcatggccaactgatgtctactacgcaaccttctccttgtagatgttgttgggcctccaagtgcagaggtttgtaggacagtaacaaatttccctcaagtggatgacctaaggtttatcaatccgtgggaggcgtaggatgaagatggtctctctcaagcaaccctgcaaccaaataacaaagagtctcttgtgtccccaacacacccaatacaatggtaaattgtataggtgcactagtttggagaagagatggtgatacaagtgcaatatagatagtagataaaggtttttctaatctgaaaatataaaaacagcaaggtagcaagtgataaaagtgagcacaaacggtattgcaatgataggaaacaaggcctagggttcatactttcactagtgcaagttctctcaacaataataacatagttggatcatataactatccctcaacatgcaacaaagagtcactccaaagtcactaatagtggaaaacaaacaaagagattatggtagggtatgaaaccacctcaaagttattctttccaatcaatccgttgggctattcctataagtgtcacaaacagccctagagttcgtactagaataacaccttaagacataaatcaaccaaaaccctagtgtcacatagatactccaatgtcacctcaagtatccatgggtatgattatacgatatgcatcacacaatctcagattcatctattcaaccaacacatagaacctcaaaaagtgccccaaagttgttggaaatatgccctagaggcaataataaaaggattattattatatttccttgttcatgataattgtctttattcaagctataattgtattattcggaaatcgtaatacacgtgtgaatacatagaccataatatgtccctagtaagcctctagttgactagttcgttgatcaacagatagtcatggtttcctgactatggacattagatgtcgttgatgacgggatcacataattaggagaatgatgtgatgggcaagacccaatcctaagcatagcacaagatcgtgtagttcgttttgctagagcttttccaatgtcaagtatctttttcttagaccatgagatcgtgtaactcccgaataccgtaggagtgctttgggtgtaccaaacgtcacaacgtaactaggtgactataaaggtacactacatgtatctccgaaattgtctgttgggttgacacagatcgagactgggatttgtcactccgtattacggagaggtttcactaggccctctcggtagtgcatcatcataatgagctcaaagtgaccaagtgtctggtcacgggatcatgcattacggtacgagtaaagtgacttgccagcaacgagattgaacgagttattgggataccgacgatcgaatctcaggcaagtaacataccgtctgacaaagggaatagtatacggggttgcttgaatcctcgacatcgtggttcatccgatgatatcatcgaggagtatgtgggagccaacatgggtatccagatcctgctgttggttattgaccggagagccgtctcggtcatgtctgcatgtctcccgaacccataggatctagacacttaaggttcggtgacgctagggttgtatgaatatgagtatgcagcaaaccgaatgttgttcggagtcctggatgagttcccggacgtcacgaggagttccagaatggtctgaaggtaaagaattatatataggaagtgatgtttcggccatcgggaaagtttcagggtcacccggcattgtaccgggaccaccggaagggtcccgggggtccacctatcccggagggccccgtgggctgaagtgggaggggcaccagcccctagtgggctggtgtgcccccccttgggccctcctgcgcctagggttggaaagcctagggtggggggcgcaccacttgccttggggggcactccacccccctggccgccgcccccttgggagattcccatctccagggccggcgcccccctgggggcccaTATAAAGGAGGGGCGAGGGAGGGCatccgcaccctgagtcttggcgcctccctcccctgctacacctcttccttctctcgcagttgcttggcgaagccctgccggagtcccgctgcatccaccaccacgccgtcgtgctgctggatcttcatcaacctctccttcccccttgctggatcaagaatgaggagacgtcatccgctccgtacgtgtgttgaatgcggaggtgctgtccgttcggcacttggtcatcggtgatttggatcacagcgagtacgactccatcatccccgttctcttgaacgcttccgctcgcgatctacaaaggtatgtagatgcactcctatcactcgttgcttagatgaactcatagatggatcttggtgaaaccgtaggaactttttaattttctgcaacgttccccgacagtggcatcatgagctagatctatgcgtagttctctattgcacgagtagaacacaaatctgttgtaggtgtagatcttgtcaacttgcttgccactactagtcttttcttgcttcagcggtattgtgggatgaagcggcccggaccgaccttacacgtacgcttacgtgagacaggttccaccgactgacatgcactagttgcataaggtggctagcgggtgtctatctctcctactttagttggagcggattcgatgaaaagggtcttatgaagggtaaatagaagttgacaaaatcaccttgtggttattcgtaggtaagaaaacgttcttgctagaacccaattgcagccacgtaaaagatgcaacaacaattagaggacgtctaacttgtttttgtagcaattgtcatgtgatgtgatatggccagaagttgtgatgaatgat is from Triticum aestivum cultivar Chinese Spring chromosome 1B, IWGSC CS RefSeq v2.1, whole genome shotgun sequence and encodes:
- the LOC123147071 gene encoding disease resistance protein RGA5 isoform X1 is translated as MAEVSAGTGAMGSLLGKLTALLSDEYNLLNRVRKEIQFLERELSSMRVLLERLADMEEKLDGLAKGWRDRVRDLSYDIEDCIDRFMDRLGSGDAKPKFMKRTVRRLKTLWARHDIATQIKELRARVMEESERRDRYKLDESYYSATKTVEIDPRIIAIHEEVKGLVAMDGPMKHVIALLMDESTELKVVPIVGSGGLGKTTLAMEVYRKIGSGGDFQCQACVSVSRTLDLVKLLKDILSQTDKDAYKECQSWEKEQLIREIKHILTGKRYFIVIDDVWKEQDWKLVKAAFPDNNNGSRIIATTRIAGVANLCCSISDEQPYQMAPLDDVDSRRLFFQRILYSNDSCPSELEEVSTRILKKCGGLPLAIITFASLLASKTHNKDEWERLQDSIGTGSSFDNDGNLKGMKDILLHSYLDLPHHLKACLLYLCIYPEDSMINIKVLKWKWIAEGFIAAQWGSLDQVAENCFNELVNRNMIQPVYGNYDSSVKYCRVHDMVLDLIISLSDEENFATVLNGRICNSFPNKIRRLSMQSSGKEHKGAVGAIRETKMHIRSLTVFELHKPIVPHLVDFHALRVLDLGDCIWLENKHVKDIGSSRQLRYLRIGHSMITELPCEIGKLQHLETLDLLYCNSLPRLPSTVTQLRKLVRLFVSDYTQLHASGFRSLQALEELGFVETDDPVRFSEEVNESGKCNLRSLRTGGEIAERLFCNSCCTYPCLQVLKIHSGIGMVPRGMTSLENLMTLLIQVTEFDNEGLQVLMGMPSLAHLDLEIRRGAINENLIIGSDGFKLLKVFRFRYSPLRPVVEVKPTGGLRLTFAPGAMQALHCLRLELNPMWIVSDFFADLGVEHLPGLAQLEVKINCYEAAPGRVKALECSIEKATNLLPKCRIHVSRTFENYMFKDDKEWEDVVAKESLVRKGDEKNERVTTKN
- the LOC123147071 gene encoding disease resistance protein RGA5 isoform X2 translates to MAEVSAGTGAMGSLLGKLTALLSDEYNLLNRVRKEIQFLERELSSMRVLLERLADMEEKLDGLAKGWRDRVRDLSYDIEDCIDRFMDRLGSGDAKPKFMKRTVRRLKTLWARHDIATQIKELRARVMEESERRDRYKLDESYYSATKTVEIDPRIIAIHEEVKGLVAMDGPMKHVIALLMDESTELKVVPIVGSGGLGKTTLAMEVYRKIGSGGDFQCQACVSVSRTLDLVKLLKDILSQTDKDAYKECQSWEKEQLIREIKHILTGKRYFIVIDDVWKEQDWKLVKAAFPDNNNGSRIIATTRIAGVANLCCSISDEQPYQMAPLDDVDSRRLFFQRILYSNDSCPSELEEVSTRILKKCGGLPLAIITFASLLASKTHNKDEWERLQDSIGTGSSFDNDGNLKGMKDILLHSYLDLPHHLKACLLYLCIYPEDSMINIKVLKWKWIAEGFIAAQWGSLDQVAENCFNELVNRNMIQPVYGNYDSSVKYCRVHDMVLDLIISLSDEENFATVLNGRICNSFPNKIRRLSMQSSGKEHKGAVGAIRETKMHIRSLTVFELHKPIVPHLVDFHALRVLDLGDCIWLENKHVKDIGSSRQLRYLRIGHSMITELPCEIGKLQHLETLDLLYCNSLPRLPSTVTQLRKLVRLFVSDYTQLHASGFRSLQALEELGFVETDDPVRFSEEVNESGKCNLRSLRTGGEIAERLFCNSCCTYPCLQVLKIHSGIGMVPRGMTSLENLMTLLIQVTEFDNEGLQVLMGMPSLAHLDLEIRRGAINENLIIGSDGFKLLKVFRFRYSPLRPVVEVKPTGGLRLTFAPDLGVEHLPGLAQLEVKINCYEAAPGRVKALECSIEKATNLLPKCRIHVSRTFENYMFKDDKEWEDVVAKESLVRKGDEKNERVTTKN